A stretch of the Candidatus Bathyarchaeia archaeon genome encodes the following:
- the albA gene encoding DNA-binding protein Alba produces MSRAPPDVVFIGKKPLMAYATAVMMHFNMGSKTLTVKARGQSISHAVDVVEVVRNRFFQGKLSIKEVRIGTEMLGEGDDQRNVSTIEIVLSKAD; encoded by the coding sequence ATGAGTCGGGCTCCTCCGGACGTTGTGTTCATTGGAAAGAAGCCCTTGATGGCCTACGCGACAGCTGTCATGATGCACTTCAACATGGGGTCCAAAACTTTGACAGTAAAGGCACGGGGTCAGTCGATCAGTCATGCTGTGGATGTTGTTGAAGTTGTTAGGAACAGGTTCTTCCAGGGCAAGCTGTCCATCAAAGAGGTCAGGATCGGGACCGAAATGCTGGGCGAAGGAGACGATCAGCGAAACGTCTCCACGATAGAGATTGTCCTTAGCAAGGCTGACTAG
- a CDS encoding ribonuclease HI family protein, whose product MIVVHIDGLCEPVNPGGTATFGYVIRDDSGSILASRSGLVGEGPAMSNNLAEYAALCESLSFLLSKGRSGSPLEVKSDSRLVVYQMSEKWKFHGGLYAEKYHEAKRLAAKFSHLSFKWIPRKENEEADGLSREAYEKAL is encoded by the coding sequence TTGATTGTCGTTCACATCGATGGGCTTTGCGAACCTGTGAATCCGGGAGGCACAGCTACTTTCGGCTACGTGATTAGAGACGATTCTGGCTCAATTCTCGCCAGCAGGTCCGGACTTGTAGGGGAGGGTCCTGCTATGAGCAATAACCTGGCCGAATACGCCGCTCTATGCGAGTCCCTGAGTTTCCTCCTGAGCAAGGGCAGGTCCGGGTCACCTTTGGAGGTCAAGAGTGATTCACGCCTCGTCGTCTACCAAATGAGCGAGAAGTGGAAGTTCCACGGCGGCCTCTATGCAGAGAAATATCACGAGGCCAAACGTCTAGCTGCCAAGTTCAGTCATCTTTCATTCAAGTGGATTCCCAGAAAAGAGAATGAGGAAGCGGACGGGCTAAGCCGGGAGGCCTACGAAAAAGCACTCTAG
- a CDS encoding restriction endonuclease subunit S: MSEPLFPIPESWVWATVQDSIVDAQPGFASGKKNVPGGIKHLRMNNISSECTLDLSSVRTVPRELAKAAYILKPGDVLFCHTNSQKLVGKTAMFDRTDGPYAFSNHLTRLRIPESSVPPEWIWCWLATIWREGYFESRCKQWVNQATVERKTLLSAPIPIAPLHEQMRIVSHLRELRRINLIAKTSLEKVPQLLARLRQTFLAGAITGKLTERNPVDEPASFFLKRIGEEQRKRWNSSVRAEEKELRRHENKRPETTETEALPTLPGGWAWTNIGALIYDAGYGTSRKCNNDSGGTPVLRIPNIVKGILDFRDLKYSKFDGDEIGRLRLERGDLLVCRTNGSLDLVGKSAVVDRLDDTFLFASYLIRLRPAISEVLPAYLNLVLASFIGRKTIESKTRSTAGQYNINLEMLRSIPVPLPPFEEMNRILTKIGEQFSTLEEARRAVSTGHNRAAMFERSMLSNAFRGKLLVQDPKDEPASVLLGRIKANRFVAVRKKNHRVSGSQ, from the coding sequence GTGAGTGAACCACTGTTTCCCATTCCCGAGAGTTGGGTCTGGGCCACTGTTCAAGATTCAATAGTTGACGCTCAGCCTGGATTTGCATCAGGAAAGAAGAATGTGCCTGGTGGAATTAAGCATCTAAGAATGAACAACATTAGTTCCGAGTGCACATTGGACCTTTCCTCTGTTCGAACGGTTCCAAGAGAGCTGGCTAAAGCGGCTTATATTCTGAAGCCCGGGGACGTCTTGTTTTGTCACACAAACAGCCAGAAACTTGTCGGCAAAACGGCGATGTTTGACAGGACAGATGGACCATACGCGTTCAGCAATCACCTTACTCGACTGAGAATTCCGGAAAGTAGTGTTCCTCCGGAGTGGATTTGGTGTTGGCTAGCAACAATCTGGCGAGAAGGATATTTCGAAAGCCGTTGCAAGCAATGGGTCAACCAGGCAACAGTAGAAAGGAAGACCCTACTTTCAGCACCCATTCCTATCGCTCCTTTGCATGAACAAATGAGAATCGTTTCGCATCTTAGAGAGCTGAGGAGAATAAATCTCATCGCCAAGACATCACTTGAGAAAGTTCCGCAGCTCCTCGCCAGATTGCGTCAAACTTTCTTGGCCGGAGCCATAACCGGAAAGTTGACAGAACGGAACCCGGTCGATGAACCTGCGTCTTTTTTTCTGAAGAGAATCGGAGAGGAGCAACGGAAGAGATGGAATAGCTCCGTTCGAGCAGAAGAGAAAGAACTCAGAAGACACGAAAACAAGCGACCGGAAACCACTGAAACGGAAGCCCTTCCCACCTTGCCGGGAGGGTGGGCTTGGACAAACATTGGTGCCCTAATTTACGATGCGGGATATGGAACTTCTAGGAAATGTAACAATGATTCGGGAGGGACGCCAGTCCTCAGGATTCCAAACATAGTCAAGGGCATCCTAGATTTTCGAGATCTGAAATATTCAAAATTCGATGGTGATGAAATCGGGCGTCTTCGACTAGAGCGAGGCGACTTGTTGGTTTGCAGGACCAACGGCAGCTTGGACCTCGTAGGAAAGTCAGCAGTGGTGGACAGACTCGATGATACATTTCTCTTCGCGTCATACCTCATTAGACTTCGACCAGCGATTTCTGAAGTACTCCCAGCATACCTAAACCTGGTTCTGGCTTCATTCATCGGTCGCAAGACGATAGAGAGCAAAACGAGGAGCACCGCCGGCCAATACAACATCAATCTTGAGATGCTGCGTTCCATTCCCGTTCCCCTTCCTCCTTTCGAAGAAATGAACCGAATTCTCACAAAGATCGGGGAGCAATTTAGCACTCTTGAAGAGGCAAGACGCGCAGTTTCGACTGGGCATAATCGCGCCGCCATGTTTGAACGATCCATGTTATCCAATGCATTCCGCGGCAAACTGCTTGTTCAAGATCCGAAAGATGAGCCAGCATCCGTTCTCTTGGGGAGGATTAAAGCGAACCGCTTCGTAGCGGTAAGAAAGAAAAATCACCGAGTCTCCGGGAGTCAGTAA
- a CDS encoding site-specific integrase translates to MPTQILLGNQVTTELLLRPRELRLDELSFLTSYGTFVGESIRLERSPKNYRLKTPITVETTKVLNLKQTDLVQYVLDTFLSTGPKLLPFVLENESLIQMARHLLRVRSGSQQTLYHTVNTVLMYSTRVGATPDQLIADVKPTGLPNPLRIEKHRKFLATCLEEMQEQGRAPGRISGYQKQIRMFYNVNAVELPRIPLRKPNPIYEDASPSVEDILRMLDYATLREKFVISVLCLSGMREGTLVRLKYGHIKRDYEAKNPIIHVHVNEDITKGKYAPYDAFFSHEAEYYCRQYIEARKKGGLLHPHMGPEQIDDDSPLIRDELNDRVRGLNRMKPQPIGEKQLYKLVHSAIARAGLLRPIKPGHLHYTLRPHTLRKVYAVNMEYARMPMSLIQYTMGHVTDTYHQVQSKGVEYMRNEYAKAGFSLRPKTPQTRLEILENFAQSLGFDTSKVKAAFSEPHRIVAISEPSEEKLYAEYILAKLKELSNS, encoded by the coding sequence GTGCCAACACAAATACTGCTGGGAAACCAAGTGACGACAGAGCTCCTACTCAGACCGAGAGAACTGCGCTTAGACGAGCTTTCTTTCCTGACGTCCTACGGAACGTTTGTTGGTGAGTCGATTCGACTTGAACGTAGCCCCAAGAATTACAGACTGAAGACGCCGATTACTGTCGAGACAACCAAGGTGCTGAATCTGAAGCAGACAGACTTGGTGCAATATGTCCTCGACACGTTTCTATCGACAGGGCCAAAGCTTCTTCCTTTTGTGCTTGAGAACGAGTCCTTAATTCAGATGGCGCGACACCTCCTTCGAGTTAGATCGGGTAGCCAACAGACGCTCTACCACACCGTCAACACCGTTCTCATGTACTCAACTCGAGTCGGCGCTACGCCCGACCAACTAATTGCAGACGTGAAGCCCACGGGACTGCCGAACCCTCTGAGAATCGAAAAGCACAGAAAGTTCCTCGCAACATGCCTCGAGGAAATGCAAGAACAAGGAAGAGCCCCCGGACGAATCAGCGGCTACCAAAAACAAATCAGAATGTTCTACAACGTAAACGCAGTCGAGCTACCACGCATCCCCCTGAGGAAGCCAAACCCAATCTACGAAGATGCCTCACCATCAGTGGAAGACATTCTTCGCATGTTGGACTATGCGACGCTGCGAGAGAAATTCGTCATTAGCGTCCTGTGCTTGAGTGGAATGAGGGAAGGCACACTTGTGCGGCTCAAGTACGGTCATATCAAGCGTGACTACGAAGCCAAGAATCCGATAATCCATGTACATGTGAACGAGGACATAACCAAAGGAAAGTACGCCCCATACGACGCGTTCTTTTCACACGAAGCGGAGTACTACTGCCGGCAATACATCGAAGCTAGAAAGAAGGGCGGCTTGTTGCACCCGCATATGGGACCCGAACAAATCGACGACGATTCGCCACTGATCCGGGACGAGCTGAACGATCGTGTCCGAGGTCTCAACAGAATGAAACCACAGCCCATCGGCGAAAAGCAGCTCTACAAACTAGTTCATTCTGCAATTGCAAGAGCTGGTCTTCTGAGGCCCATAAAACCTGGGCATCTTCACTACACCTTGAGACCACACACTCTGAGAAAGGTCTATGCAGTGAACATGGAGTACGCTAGAATGCCTATGTCGCTAATTCAATATACGATGGGCCACGTTACCGACACGTATCATCAAGTGCAAAGCAAAGGCGTCGAATACATGAGGAACGAATACGCAAAAGCAGGATTCAGTTTACGACCAAAGACCCCCCAAACCAGACTCGAAATCTTGGAAAACTTTGCTCAATCCCTCGGATTCGACACTAGCAAAGTCAAGGCAGCGTTTTCAGAACCACACCGGATCGTAGCCATCTCTGAGCCTAGCGAAGAAAAGCTGTACGCTGAGTACATTCTGGCGAAACTCAAGGAGCTCTCAAATTCTTGA
- a CDS encoding type I restriction-modification enzyme R subunit C-terminal domain-containing protein encodes MNEEATRRLLVDKSLKESGWSPVVKFAAGGRYDNCVVTEYETSTGPADYVLFQNGDPIAAVESKRLSVGPQNVLSQAQRYARGFQTGPFKFGVYRIPFVYSTNGEIFWFQDLRDPNSRSRQIAKFHTPSALREMLEYGWQKPDAWLSQNPNENQYLRDYQRDATRAVEEAIRKGRRKMLISMATGTGKTVVAISLIYRLLKSGAGRRILFLVDRRALAAQAVSAFSGFTAEPGLKFDKVYEVYSQPFRREDLEEYAFNPKRIPRGYLESPQSNLAYVYVCTIQRMRIYLFGKEGMFNEIPNESEIDEDIDKIPIPINAFDIVIADECHRGYTSTEEGKWRQVLDYFDAIKIGLTATPAAHTKAYFQEIIFRYDYPQALLGKYLVDYDAFNIHSDITMKGLFLQPGEQVGLIDTATGRETYDVLEDERAYNTSDLEQKATAPDRNRKIVTEFAKIALQQERDLGHFPKTLVFAINDIPFISHADQLVNMLRDEFNRGDSFVAKITGSPSVDEPLKKIREFRNRPQPAIAVTVDMLTTGVDIPKLENLVFLRPVKSRILFAQMLGRGTRTCDEIAKDHFSVFDCFGGTLLEYFRDTTDFTADPPSPPTRTIRAIIEAIYGNEDRDYAIRVLVKRLMRIDKSISANGRDSLSQFIPTGDIQEFARSLPKRIENDWAETMKLLRNPAFQNQLETYPRAVMTFLVADTEDRVHSEYVFRTTDGRSLKPADYLVAFEDFIKNNPDHIEALNILLQKPAQFKVKELTELRKKLAQRPEKFTEDNLRKVYRNNLADIISIVHHAIKNEPLISAEERVERAMAKVKHGKNFNPEQSQWLQYIQDHLVNNLVIEERDFRQIPFSRHGGWEKASNVFKGELSPLLEEVDLAMVSL; translated from the coding sequence ATGAACGAAGAAGCTACGCGGAGACTGCTGGTCGACAAGTCTCTGAAGGAATCGGGATGGTCGCCAGTTGTCAAGTTCGCAGCCGGTGGAAGATACGATAATTGTGTTGTGACAGAGTATGAGACATCAACCGGTCCAGCAGACTACGTGCTTTTTCAGAATGGGGACCCAATCGCTGCGGTAGAATCAAAGAGGCTCAGTGTAGGCCCCCAGAACGTCCTATCGCAAGCTCAGCGTTATGCAAGAGGCTTCCAAACGGGACCTTTCAAGTTCGGGGTGTACCGCATACCGTTCGTCTATTCAACGAACGGCGAGATCTTCTGGTTTCAAGACCTTAGAGACCCTAATAGTCGATCTAGGCAGATTGCCAAGTTTCACACCCCGAGTGCTCTACGAGAGATGCTGGAATACGGCTGGCAAAAACCAGATGCGTGGCTCAGCCAGAATCCCAATGAAAACCAGTATCTAAGAGACTATCAGAGGGACGCAACTCGAGCCGTGGAAGAAGCTATCCGAAAGGGCAGGCGCAAGATGCTCATTTCGATGGCTACGGGAACCGGCAAAACCGTTGTCGCGATTTCGCTCATTTACCGGCTACTGAAATCAGGAGCAGGTCGAAGGATACTCTTCCTAGTTGATCGCCGAGCATTAGCAGCACAAGCCGTCAGCGCTTTCTCAGGTTTCACTGCTGAACCCGGCCTCAAATTCGACAAGGTCTACGAAGTGTACAGTCAACCATTTCGCCGCGAAGATCTAGAGGAATATGCGTTCAACCCAAAGAGAATACCCAGGGGATACTTGGAGAGTCCTCAGTCAAACCTTGCATACGTCTATGTCTGTACAATACAGAGAATGCGAATCTATCTGTTTGGAAAAGAGGGAATGTTCAACGAAATTCCTAACGAGTCTGAAATTGATGAAGACATAGACAAAATCCCGATTCCAATAAACGCATTCGACATAGTCATCGCAGACGAGTGTCACAGGGGCTATACGTCAACTGAAGAGGGCAAGTGGCGCCAAGTACTCGACTACTTTGACGCGATCAAAATTGGCCTAACAGCAACTCCTGCCGCCCACACGAAAGCCTACTTCCAAGAAATCATTTTCCGCTACGACTACCCACAGGCCCTACTTGGAAAGTATCTAGTCGATTACGATGCATTCAACATTCATTCTGACATTACGATGAAGGGGCTATTCTTACAGCCGGGGGAACAAGTTGGACTGATCGATACGGCGACCGGCAGAGAGACCTACGATGTCTTGGAGGACGAGCGAGCCTACAACACGTCGGACCTCGAGCAAAAGGCAACTGCTCCGGATAGGAATCGTAAAATCGTGACCGAGTTCGCAAAGATTGCGCTGCAACAGGAAAGAGATCTTGGACACTTTCCGAAGACCCTAGTTTTTGCGATCAATGACATACCGTTCATTTCTCATGCTGATCAGCTCGTAAACATGCTCAGAGACGAATTCAACAGAGGAGACTCATTCGTAGCAAAGATTACCGGAAGCCCGTCCGTCGACGAACCGCTCAAAAAGATTCGAGAGTTTCGAAATCGTCCTCAGCCAGCAATAGCCGTTACCGTGGACATGCTGACTACGGGGGTGGATATCCCGAAACTTGAGAATCTTGTCTTTCTACGACCCGTAAAATCGCGCATTTTGTTCGCTCAAATGCTGGGTCGTGGAACTAGGACGTGCGACGAGATAGCCAAGGATCACTTCAGCGTATTTGATTGCTTTGGAGGAACCCTTCTGGAATATTTCCGAGACACAACTGACTTCACGGCCGATCCCCCTTCACCTCCCACTCGAACGATTCGAGCCATCATAGAAGCGATCTACGGAAACGAGGATCGGGACTACGCTATTCGAGTCTTAGTGAAACGACTAATGAGAATTGATAAGAGCATTTCAGCTAATGGTCGAGACTCTCTGTCACAGTTCATACCGACGGGAGATATCCAAGAATTTGCTCGGTCACTTCCGAAAAGGATAGAGAATGACTGGGCAGAAACGATGAAGCTTCTTAGGAATCCCGCCTTTCAGAACCAGCTAGAAACCTATCCTCGTGCGGTAATGACTTTCCTGGTCGCGGATACTGAGGACAGAGTGCATTCAGAATATGTGTTTAGAACTACTGACGGGCGCAGTCTGAAACCCGCGGACTATCTAGTCGCTTTCGAAGACTTCATCAAGAACAATCCCGATCATATCGAGGCCCTAAACATATTGCTCCAGAAGCCAGCGCAATTCAAGGTCAAAGAGTTGACTGAATTGCGAAAGAAGCTTGCCCAGAGACCTGAGAAGTTCACAGAGGACAACCTTCGGAAAGTGTACCGAAACAATCTTGCCGATATCATTTCGATTGTACATCATGCAATCAAGAACGAACCACTCATCTCCGCTGAAGAAAGGGTCGAACGAGCGATGGCGAAAGTAAAACACGGCAAGAATTTCAACCCCGAGCAATCCCAATGGCTTCAATACATTCAGGATCATTTGGTTAACAATCTGGTAATCGAAGAGCGGGACTTTAGACAAATTCCATTTTCTCGACATGGTGGGTGGGAGAAGGCGAGTAATGTCTTCAAAGGGGAGCTTTCGCCACTCTTAGAAGAGGTCGACTTGGCGATGGTGTCATTATGA
- a CDS encoding N-6 DNA methylase: protein MSEVVNRLWGFCHTLRHDGMGYGDYIEQLTYLLFLKIAQEKDVKLARGCSWTDLRVNSGTDLQDAYSEILRTLSRQKGPLEDIFAGSLSKFREPVNLKKLINLIDETQWTAIDVDIKAQAYEGLLQKYAEEEKGAGQYFTPREAIRSVVRCMRPDFREKPNFTIHDPALGTAGFLIGAYEWTLRETKEGALLSREERDRLQNRTFSGGEIVLGTRRLGLMNLYLHEIQADVYDGDSLEEGPQTSKRYDVVMTNPPFGTKGAGQAPIRSDFTVRTSNKQLNFVQHVMTILRLGGRAAMVIPDNVLFEENAGKEIRKLLMEDCSLHTILRLPIGTFTPYSTGVKANIIFFVKGEPTRETWIYDSRTSIEKVAIRNPLTSKYFADFEKCYNQGSRKETERFRRFGREEIAKRDDNLDIFWLKEESSQGEEGIGQPEELLAEALSQVETATDALNEISLLLTNDKRWSERE, encoded by the coding sequence ATGAGCGAAGTTGTAAACAGGTTATGGGGATTCTGTCACACACTTCGCCACGATGGGATGGGATACGGCGACTACATTGAACAGCTCACTTATCTACTGTTTCTCAAAATTGCTCAGGAGAAAGACGTCAAGCTTGCCCGAGGATGTTCTTGGACTGATCTCCGAGTAAACTCTGGGACTGACCTTCAGGACGCCTACTCGGAAATCTTGAGAACACTCTCAAGACAGAAGGGTCCTCTTGAGGACATATTCGCCGGCTCGCTTTCAAAATTTCGAGAACCTGTCAATCTGAAGAAACTCATCAATTTGATAGACGAAACACAGTGGACTGCAATCGACGTTGACATCAAGGCACAAGCATACGAAGGACTGCTCCAAAAGTACGCGGAAGAGGAAAAAGGGGCCGGTCAATATTTCACTCCTCGCGAGGCTATTCGAAGCGTTGTCCGATGTATGAGGCCAGACTTCCGTGAAAAGCCAAACTTCACCATTCATGACCCGGCGCTGGGAACCGCGGGCTTCTTGATTGGAGCTTACGAATGGACTCTAAGAGAGACAAAAGAAGGAGCTCTGCTGTCTCGGGAGGAAAGGGACAGACTGCAGAATAGGACGTTCTCAGGTGGAGAAATTGTTCTGGGCACTAGACGGTTGGGTCTGATGAACCTCTACCTGCATGAGATTCAGGCGGATGTCTACGACGGAGACTCTCTTGAGGAGGGACCTCAAACATCCAAACGCTATGATGTCGTAATGACTAATCCGCCATTCGGCACGAAGGGGGCAGGTCAGGCACCAATTCGATCAGATTTTACAGTCAGGACATCAAACAAGCAGCTGAATTTCGTCCAGCACGTAATGACTATACTGAGGCTAGGAGGGAGAGCCGCCATGGTTATTCCTGATAACGTGCTGTTTGAGGAGAACGCGGGGAAGGAGATTCGAAAGCTGCTGATGGAAGATTGCAGTCTACATACGATTTTGCGACTGCCGATCGGAACTTTCACCCCGTACTCCACAGGCGTAAAAGCAAACATCATTTTCTTTGTCAAGGGTGAACCTACGCGAGAGACTTGGATCTATGATAGTAGGACAAGCATCGAAAAGGTTGCTATTCGCAATCCACTGACTTCGAAGTACTTTGCAGATTTTGAAAAGTGTTACAATCAGGGGTCTCGCAAAGAAACGGAACGTTTTCGCAGGTTTGGGAGAGAGGAAATTGCTAAGCGAGATGATAATCTCGACATTTTCTGGCTGAAGGAGGAATCCTCTCAAGGCGAGGAAGGAATCGGTCAACCTGAGGAACTTTTGGCCGAAGCCCTTTCGCAAGTTGAGACGGCCACCGACGCATTAAACGAGATCTCTCTCTTGCTGACAAACGATAAACGATGGAGTGAACGTGAGTGA
- a CDS encoding CdvA-like protein, producing the protein MKKMVLNDLTLEKLISEINGYKDKMRTIYEEYGRASQDLQDRINVLGYTLNEHLKETKDQIGSTPQRLLNLETKYVTGEVSEQEYRGQREEFKGLLQRNLHSIEEIKDMIEVLTHIETRPLAPADFKQANPPAPRTLIEEWARNAVPQQAPATAQQAPAPTPTSPSVKFAASGIVSERPWAPPATPAAPVNVPISAPAPVTTLQVQEQAQPVSTITADPIVAAPAAPLTQTSAPAVEDSFTSAPAQEYVEDVADALVVKVVDDMPIVDASSAVATAETDIQPSIPGTEVVPGMPSGPSVGEQSLQLPSQFYKVVCPKCGADVPKAAKVWELKGGKSKKNVLIGLFQCQDCRVKFREALTRDII; encoded by the coding sequence ATGAAAAAAATGGTACTAAACGATCTAACCCTAGAGAAGTTGATCAGCGAGATCAACGGCTACAAGGACAAAATGCGAACCATCTACGAGGAATACGGACGAGCCTCACAAGATCTCCAAGACAGAATCAACGTGTTAGGATATACGTTGAACGAACATCTCAAAGAAACCAAGGACCAGATCGGCAGCACCCCACAACGACTGCTGAATCTTGAAACAAAATACGTGACCGGCGAAGTCAGCGAACAAGAATACCGCGGACAACGCGAAGAATTCAAAGGGCTCCTACAACGAAACCTCCACAGCATCGAAGAAATCAAAGACATGATTGAGGTCCTAACCCACATCGAAACCAGACCACTCGCACCCGCTGACTTCAAACAGGCCAACCCACCAGCTCCACGAACATTGATCGAGGAATGGGCAAGAAACGCCGTTCCACAACAAGCACCGGCCACTGCGCAACAGGCACCTGCTCCGACACCGACCTCGCCAAGCGTCAAGTTCGCTGCGAGCGGTATTGTTTCCGAGAGACCATGGGCTCCACCGGCAACACCTGCAGCACCAGTCAACGTCCCCATTTCGGCGCCGGCCCCAGTAACTACCCTGCAAGTCCAAGAACAGGCCCAACCAGTATCAACAATTACCGCTGATCCCATCGTCGCCGCTCCCGCTGCCCCATTGACCCAAACAAGCGCTCCCGCTGTCGAGGACTCATTCACGAGTGCCCCCGCACAGGAATACGTGGAAGACGTCGCAGATGCACTCGTTGTCAAGGTCGTCGATGACATGCCCATCGTCGATGCTTCCTCCGCAGTTGCAACAGCAGAGACTGACATTCAGCCATCGATTCCAGGCACAGAAGTTGTTCCAGGCATGCCCTCAGGACCCAGTGTCGGCGAGCAAAGCCTCCAGCTACCAAGCCAGTTCTACAAGGTCGTCTGTCCAAAGTGCGGAGCTGACGTTCCCAAGGCTGCGAAAGTCTGGGAACTCAAAGGCGGAAAGTCCAAGAAGAACGTGCTGATCGGCCTCTTCCAGTGCCAAGACTGCAGGGTCAAGTTCAGAGAAGCCCTCACAAGGGATATCATCTAG
- a CDS encoding CoA transferase, translated as MMLSDLGAEVVKIEKSDGGDETRSQPQTISQLNSRILVAGTETP; from the coding sequence ATGATGCTCTCGGATCTCGGAGCGGAAGTGGTCAAGATTGAGAAGTCTGACGGTGGGGACGAGACCCGTTCCCAGCCCCAGACAATTTCGCAGCTCAATTCGAGAATCCTTGTTGCGGGAACAGAGACTCCTTGA
- a CDS encoding winged helix-turn-helix transcriptional regulator encodes MPQPFAAEYFDRIHRMVSALDETNFKIIQAIRGNGPRNLQRVSRKAKIPYPTVHARVSKLEKEGILRTWASPNYSKIGLIRAEVLLTPTPGKDLVSGEALKIPGYWLRIMKCMGECNGYYSIHAIPEENRADFQQYLDNLVTSNVAKDYRVYWLEDQQTSIPNFEYYDTSKGKWKFAWETWLRQLSEHKLPKLPKLGLQKPSRPAFDKKDLIILKELTKNARITLADLARMLGTTVPGAKYRFDKIRESGLIHEFVVEFLPYSPEISDLYEVRLDFKNEGFLLSKAACFLALPFTLHQSRIRGMTSLAARVYLPRGEMSNLNALLSQLVGNGILSNFAFLLIDPLSIKTQSFSYEYYDDEKGWHYDNNDYTSRLQNLLNTFASNEAQQVVFKPMSIATTA; translated from the coding sequence TTGCCCCAACCATTCGCCGCCGAATACTTCGACAGGATTCACCGCATGGTCTCGGCACTCGACGAGACGAATTTCAAGATCATCCAGGCAATCAGGGGAAACGGGCCACGAAACCTCCAGAGAGTCTCCCGCAAGGCCAAGATTCCCTACCCAACCGTACATGCAAGGGTCTCAAAACTCGAAAAGGAAGGGATCCTGCGCACGTGGGCCAGCCCAAACTACTCCAAGATCGGACTGATCAGAGCCGAAGTCCTACTAACCCCAACTCCAGGAAAGGATCTCGTAAGCGGGGAAGCACTGAAGATTCCAGGATACTGGCTGCGCATCATGAAATGCATGGGCGAATGCAACGGCTACTACTCGATCCACGCCATTCCAGAAGAAAACCGTGCCGACTTTCAACAGTACTTGGATAATCTCGTCACCTCGAACGTCGCCAAGGACTATCGCGTATACTGGCTGGAAGATCAACAAACCTCAATTCCCAACTTCGAATACTACGACACATCAAAGGGAAAATGGAAGTTCGCATGGGAAACATGGCTGCGACAACTTTCCGAGCATAAACTACCGAAGCTTCCAAAGCTAGGCCTCCAAAAGCCATCAAGGCCGGCCTTTGACAAGAAGGACCTGATCATTCTCAAGGAGCTCACGAAGAACGCCAGAATAACGCTCGCCGACCTAGCAAGAATGTTAGGAACAACAGTGCCCGGAGCAAAGTACCGCTTTGACAAGATAAGAGAAAGCGGTCTCATCCACGAGTTTGTCGTCGAATTCCTGCCATACTCTCCCGAAATATCAGACCTGTACGAGGTAAGACTAGATTTCAAAAATGAAGGCTTTCTACTCTCAAAGGCAGCCTGCTTCCTTGCTCTGCCCTTCACGCTCCACCAATCACGAATAAGAGGAATGACCTCTCTGGCCGCGAGGGTTTACCTGCCGCGCGGTGAGATGAGCAATCTGAATGCCTTGCTGTCTCAGTTGGTTGGGAATGGGATACTAAGCAACTTCGCCTTTCTATTGATTGACCCTCTCTCCATCAAAACGCAATCATTTTCGTACGAATACTACGACGACGAAAAGGGATGGCATTACGACAATAACGACTACACTAGCAGGCTTCAAAACCTCTTGAATACATTTGCAAGCAATGAAGCCCAACAAGTCGTCTTCAAGCCAATGTCAATTGCGACAACTGCGTAA